Proteins co-encoded in one Desulfitobacterium hafniense DCB-2 genomic window:
- a CDS encoding ABC transporter ATP-binding protein yields the protein MVGKRHLLADNITRIYHDTDNKEVHALAQFNLEITRGEIVALVGPSGCGKSTFLRLVAGLDQPQGGTLSYNGEMIAGPHYDRGFVFQDTNLFPWLSVYDNIAFGLKARRVFKQEQAKVQEYIELVGLQGFEKAYPHQISGGMASRTSLARTFIQDPGVILLDEPLSALDAFTRMAIQDEIIKIWQRDQPIIILVTHDIEEAVYLSDRVVILSSRPGKAIGEVTIGLQHPRDRTSSEFVRLRREIMAILECCNINPNYKTIKLEES from the coding sequence ATGGTAGGGAAACGCCATTTGCTGGCTGACAATATTACGCGCATTTATCATGACACAGACAACAAGGAGGTTCATGCTCTGGCTCAGTTTAATCTGGAAATTACCCGGGGAGAGATCGTGGCTCTGGTGGGACCCAGCGGCTGCGGCAAGTCCACCTTCCTGCGCCTTGTGGCAGGATTGGATCAACCCCAGGGCGGGACATTGAGCTATAACGGGGAGATGATTGCCGGACCTCATTATGACCGGGGGTTCGTGTTTCAGGACACCAACCTCTTTCCCTGGTTATCGGTTTACGACAATATCGCTTTCGGTCTCAAGGCCCGCAGGGTTTTTAAGCAGGAGCAGGCCAAAGTACAGGAATATATCGAACTGGTGGGCTTGCAGGGCTTTGAGAAGGCTTATCCCCATCAGATCTCCGGAGGCATGGCCAGCCGCACTTCTCTGGCCCGCACATTTATTCAGGACCCGGGGGTGATTCTGCTGGATGAACCCCTGAGCGCTCTTGATGCCTTCACCCGCATGGCCATTCAAGATGAAATCATTAAAATATGGCAACGGGATCAACCCATTATCATTCTGGTAACTCATGATATTGAGGAGGCGGTGTACTTAAGCGACCGTGTGGTTATTCTGTCCTCCCGGCCCGGTAAGGCAATTGGGGAAGTGACTATCGGCCTCCAACATCCCCGGGACAGAACCTCTTCTGAGTTTGTCCGCTTGCGCAGGGAGATCATGGCTATTCTGGAATGCTGCAATATAAATCCAAACTATAAAACAATTAAATTGGAGGAGAGTTAA
- a CDS encoding sodium:solute symporter yields the protein MESFQGYLFWGFLIVYGMIMMAISPRVITLGGFFRGEDKHGRASSPFLLTASIFISWIFAKSVTNAANLGAQYGIVGGLAYASYWLCIPLAGFAIYRLRTKFAAKGLVSFLTSNYGPAAALAFSAAILIRLFNEVWSNSSVVGAYYGDGGSTAFIWGAVLFTLITLAYSMRGGLRSSIVTDTIQAVLFVVVLVFVIAWIVPKHPIGEYVSSGVWGLSTGVDMLLVTLLQIFSYPFHDPVLTDRGFISEEKIMVKAFIASGVLGFFAILIFSFIGIHYTLLGLPSSGNVPAALGKVMSTAMFFFMAVIMISAAGSTLDSTFSSLAKLCAQELPALAGKDFGNKARIIGMFVMLVFALIGNLPMIVGTDILKATTISGTMVMGLAPIFLLHGLVKPTRLGFHLSFWTGIVLGIAFTVGAVPSSIGIGGGTNGVLLAVNLYGLILCTLGYIIPGLIVSAREAKESGPSGSAHEAIAAAGEIEERA from the coding sequence ATGGAAAGTTTTCAAGGCTACTTATTTTGGGGTTTTTTAATTGTTTACGGAATGATTATGATGGCTATTTCTCCTCGTGTCATAACACTGGGCGGTTTTTTCCGCGGTGAAGATAAGCATGGACGTGCCTCATCACCCTTCTTATTGACCGCCAGTATCTTTATCAGCTGGATTTTTGCCAAATCCGTCACCAATGCGGCCAATCTGGGCGCTCAGTACGGCATTGTAGGCGGACTTGCCTACGCCTCGTACTGGCTGTGCATACCTTTGGCCGGTTTTGCCATTTATCGCCTGCGTACCAAATTCGCAGCCAAAGGTTTGGTTAGTTTCCTCACCTCAAATTACGGTCCGGCCGCGGCGCTGGCTTTTTCGGCAGCCATTCTGATTCGCCTGTTCAATGAGGTTTGGAGCAATTCTTCAGTGGTTGGTGCTTATTACGGTGACGGCGGCAGCACGGCATTTATTTGGGGAGCGGTGCTCTTTACGCTTATCACGCTTGCTTATTCCATGCGGGGAGGGTTGCGCAGTTCTATTGTTACCGACACGATTCAGGCCGTTTTATTCGTTGTGGTTTTAGTATTCGTCATCGCTTGGATTGTACCTAAGCATCCGATCGGTGAATATGTTTCATCGGGCGTGTGGGGTCTCAGCACGGGTGTAGACATGCTGCTGGTAACACTTTTGCAGATCTTCAGTTACCCGTTTCACGACCCGGTTTTGACTGACCGCGGCTTCATCAGTGAAGAAAAAATTATGGTGAAAGCTTTTATTGCCTCCGGCGTGCTGGGTTTTTTCGCTATTTTGATCTTCAGCTTTATCGGCATTCATTACACCTTGCTGGGTCTGCCGTCTTCAGGGAATGTTCCTGCTGCCTTGGGTAAAGTGATGTCCACGGCAATGTTCTTCTTCATGGCGGTCATTATGATTTCCGCCGCCGGTTCGACTCTGGATTCCACTTTCTCAAGTCTGGCCAAACTATGCGCCCAGGAGCTGCCCGCCCTGGCAGGAAAAGATTTCGGCAATAAAGCGCGCATTATCGGCATGTTTGTCATGCTCGTCTTTGCTTTAATCGGAAATCTGCCCATGATTGTCGGAACAGATATTTTGAAAGCGACAACAATCAGCGGAACCATGGTGATGGGGCTGGCGCCGATCTTTTTGCTGCACGGATTGGTAAAGCCTACCCGGCTGGGTTTTCATTTGAGTTTTTGGACCGGTATCGTTTTAGGTATCGCCTTTACTGTCGGCGCGGTTCCCTCAAGCATTGGGATCGGCGGCGGCACCAATGGGGTTCTGCTGGCCGTGAACCTGTACGGGCTCATTTTGTGCACTCTGGGTTATATCATTCCGGGGCTGATTGTCTCAGCCCGTGAGGCGAAAGAAAGTGGACCGAGTGGCTCAGCACACGAAGCGATTGCAGCGGCAGGCGAAATAGAGGAGCGTGCTTAA
- a CDS encoding radical SAM protein, translating to MNKTIREIVDKALGGGEIGAAELRALFAVDYLSEESYLIQYASRKMSDDACQGKAEVHAQVGLNSGSCPRDCQFCSFAAMNKIFTSSKVRPLEEIIESCLNFEAGGANAIYLMATATYKFADFLKVGREVKQALKTAVPLIANVGDFDEDEARALKKSGFDGIYHAVRLGEGVITKIDPRKRLQTIDLAAKAGLKVGTCLEPVGPEHTLEELVEKTLITRDMKPAYSGAGRRVNIPGSPLAAHGSLSYAQMAPILAAVRLAVGYDVVGNCTHEPNKIGAMAGASLLWAEVGSNPRDTSESTVRGWTVKNTQEVLTEAGWEVLEGPSVMFGASA from the coding sequence ATGAATAAAACTATTCGTGAAATCGTAGATAAGGCTCTGGGCGGCGGAGAAATCGGCGCCGCTGAATTGAGAGCGCTGTTTGCTGTCGATTACCTGTCTGAAGAATCCTATTTAATTCAATATGCTTCCCGCAAAATGAGCGATGACGCCTGCCAGGGCAAAGCGGAAGTCCATGCCCAGGTAGGATTGAACTCTGGTTCCTGTCCCCGGGACTGTCAATTCTGTTCTTTTGCGGCCATGAATAAGATTTTTACCAGCTCCAAAGTACGCCCTCTGGAAGAAATTATCGAAAGTTGCTTGAATTTCGAAGCGGGAGGTGCCAACGCCATTTATCTGATGGCCACCGCTACCTATAAATTTGCCGATTTCCTGAAGGTGGGCAGGGAAGTGAAGCAGGCTTTAAAAACAGCAGTTCCCCTGATTGCCAATGTGGGGGATTTTGACGAGGATGAAGCCAGGGCTTTGAAAAAGAGCGGCTTCGACGGAATTTACCATGCGGTGCGCCTGGGGGAGGGTGTCATTACAAAAATTGATCCCCGGAAAAGGCTGCAAACCATCGACCTGGCCGCCAAGGCAGGCTTAAAGGTTGGAACCTGCCTGGAGCCGGTAGGACCGGAGCATACCCTGGAGGAACTGGTGGAAAAGACCCTCATCACCCGGGATATGAAACCGGCTTACAGCGGTGCCGGACGGCGGGTCAATATCCCGGGTTCGCCCCTGGCGGCCCATGGCTCGTTGTCCTATGCGCAAATGGCGCCTATCCTGGCGGCGGTCCGTCTGGCTGTGGGTTACGATGTGGTAGGAAATTGCACCCATGAGCCCAATAAGATCGGAGCTATGGCCGGAGCCAGCCTCCTGTGGGCCGAGGTGGGCTCCAATCCCCGGGATACCAGCGAAAGCACGGTGCGCGGCTGGACTGTAAAAAATACCCAGGAAGTGTTGACAGAGGCCGGGTGGGAGGTCCTGGAGGGACCGTCGGTAATGTTCGGGGCTTCGGCATGA
- a CDS encoding arsenosugar biosynthesis-associated peroxidase-like protein, producing MDTYYNSADLAKFATMGEEAPDLWQKFMAYYGSVFEEGALSPREKALIALAVATAVQCPYCIEAYTQSSLEKGANEEQMTEAIHVACAIRGGASLVHGVQMKNIVKKIGF from the coding sequence ATGGATACCTATTACAATTCTGCTGATCTGGCCAAATTTGCCACCATGGGTGAGGAAGCACCGGACCTTTGGCAGAAATTCATGGCCTATTACGGTTCGGTATTTGAGGAAGGTGCCCTGAGCCCGCGGGAAAAAGCCTTGATTGCTTTGGCAGTGGCCACCGCCGTGCAATGTCCCTATTGCATCGAAGCTTATACCCAGAGCTCTTTGGAAAAGGGCGCCAACGAGGAACAGATGACGGAAGCGATCCATGTGGCCTGTGCCATTCGCGGCGGGGCCTCTCTTGTGCACGGCGTCCAAATGAAAAATATCGTGAAGAAAATTGGATTCTAG
- a CDS encoding ABC transporter permease, translating to MRKLILHSLNKRRVQSLATMLSVTVSVAVLLALFIVYYGVTEGIATSKQRLGADILVIPAQAETMLTDTDLLFTGAPAVIYMTEDVAGQVAGIDGVVRVTPQFFGQTLNESCCSSTGEVRLIGFDPESDWLIQPWTDQLIGRKLAADEIIIGSNVGGFEAASANILGNPVQVAARLDFTGTSMDQSILMDMDTVRAFSKNIAGYDHFWARYGEPETLVSALLVQVEEGRSATVAYQISRLGKFKVIEQSSVFKEIQGQMQVVFLIMLGCGILLVLASIFQLFGRFLSMAWDRKSELGLYRALGATKQDLRRLIAGEALLLTAGGILLGLAAGGGLYRLILNLLQTQSTFPFRAPGGPTLVAGVFGLVCLFSLISFIAVSVPLGQVGKIDPSLAIQRGDID from the coding sequence ATGAGAAAACTTATTCTCCACAGCTTGAACAAGCGCAGGGTGCAGTCCCTTGCGACCATGCTGTCGGTGACCGTCAGCGTGGCGGTTCTTTTGGCCCTTTTTATTGTCTACTACGGGGTTACGGAAGGCATCGCAACCAGCAAACAGCGTTTGGGGGCCGATATTCTGGTGATCCCTGCTCAGGCGGAAACTATGCTTACGGATACGGACCTGCTGTTTACAGGAGCCCCGGCGGTGATTTATATGACTGAAGACGTTGCTGGGCAGGTGGCAGGAATCGATGGGGTAGTCCGGGTGACGCCGCAATTTTTTGGCCAGACCCTGAATGAAAGCTGCTGTTCCTCTACCGGTGAGGTGCGCTTGATCGGCTTTGACCCTGAGAGCGATTGGCTGATCCAGCCCTGGACCGATCAGCTGATCGGCCGTAAGCTGGCTGCCGACGAGATTATTATCGGCAGCAATGTGGGCGGGTTTGAGGCTGCTTCCGCCAATATCCTCGGCAATCCCGTCCAAGTGGCGGCCCGCCTGGACTTTACCGGGACCAGCATGGATCAGTCGATTCTCATGGATATGGATACCGTGCGGGCTTTTTCGAAAAACATTGCCGGATATGATCATTTCTGGGCAAGGTACGGAGAACCGGAAACCCTGGTTTCCGCCCTGCTGGTCCAGGTGGAAGAAGGCCGGTCGGCCACGGTGGCCTATCAGATCTCCCGTCTGGGAAAGTTTAAGGTGATTGAGCAGAGCAGCGTTTTTAAAGAAATCCAGGGTCAGATGCAGGTGGTCTTCCTGATCATGCTGGGCTGCGGAATTTTATTGGTCCTGGCTTCCATCTTCCAGCTCTTTGGGCGTTTTCTGTCCATGGCCTGGGACCGCAAAAGCGAACTGGGGCTCTACAGGGCTTTGGGGGCTACGAAGCAGGATCTGCGCAGGCTGATTGCCGGGGAAGCGCTGCTGCTTACGGCCGGCGGCATCCTGCTTGGCTTGGCTGCAGGCGGGGGATTGTACCGGCTGATCTTGAATCTGCTGCAAACCCAAAGCACCTTTCCTTTTCGTGCACCCGGCGGCCCGACCCTGGTGGCAGGAGTTTTCGGACTGGTTTGTCTGTTCAGCCTGATCAGTTTCATTGCGGTCAGCGTGCCCCTGGGGCAGGTAGGAAAGATCGATCCGTCCCTGGCTATCCAGCGGGGTGACATTGATTAA
- a CDS encoding DUF4418 family protein — MDPLSSKLWWILAGLATALSLILLAGMFVFPPCSGLIETAAGGSVPMKCHWTFRAEIPVAVLLLLVSAGQFFLKEPQLRRLSSIVIIGLGAAGIAITTDAVIGICMKEGMACHTTALFCRIIYGLLILAAGIQLFKAEDVQRHKRTF, encoded by the coding sequence GTGGATCCTTTGTCCTCAAAACTATGGTGGATCCTCGCCGGTTTGGCCACCGCCCTTTCCCTTATCCTATTGGCCGGCATGTTTGTCTTTCCTCCTTGCAGCGGGTTGATCGAGACGGCTGCGGGGGGCAGTGTGCCCATGAAATGTCATTGGACCTTCCGGGCGGAAATCCCGGTGGCTGTTCTTTTGCTCTTAGTATCTGCCGGACAGTTTTTTCTGAAGGAACCGCAGCTCCGCCGTTTGTCCTCAATCGTGATCATAGGCTTAGGGGCTGCCGGCATTGCCATCACGACGGATGCAGTCATCGGTATCTGTATGAAAGAAGGGATGGCTTGCCATACCACGGCCTTGTTCTGCAGGATCATCTATGGCCTTTTAATCCTTGCCGCCGGTATTCAACTGTTCAAAGCGGAGGATGTTCAGCGGCATAAGAGAACGTTCTAA
- a CDS encoding ABC transporter substrate-binding protein, with protein sequence MKRNRLSLLLVLLLAAALVLTGCSGGGNATPANTTPTDNTPQTGENSDLIPAVVGYWGGTCESPIFVAYEKGFFKEAGLDVKLLKITGDVAVLMANDELDAFELTPDKFKPMEQGLELMIIDSLHKGCIQGAAAKESGIQSVADLEGKKVAAAIGGIAQIQIASEMVKLGKDPKKVTWLSYPNAQMEQALDQGEVDAFATYDPFPEMAVQNGKIKFYSNTFDPGLKDTLCCFIGMNKRTLDANPEIGKRMSQAFTKACEYLEEKPDEAAQMVMDKGYIAGDAALNAQLIKDYTWIAGDKKTVDDSFREIWHQIARAGALEKAPADLDTYIDGLYVQMVSFMGEH encoded by the coding sequence TTGAAAAGAAACAGGTTGAGTTTGCTTTTGGTTTTGCTGCTGGCAGCGGCTTTGGTCCTGACCGGCTGCAGTGGGGGTGGAAATGCCACTCCGGCCAACACAACCCCCACTGACAACACCCCGCAGACGGGTGAAAACAGCGATTTAATACCGGCTGTGGTCGGTTATTGGGGCGGAACCTGCGAATCCCCCATTTTTGTGGCTTATGAAAAGGGATTTTTTAAGGAAGCCGGCCTTGATGTTAAATTATTGAAAATTACCGGTGATGTGGCGGTTTTGATGGCCAATGACGAATTGGATGCTTTTGAACTGACTCCTGATAAGTTCAAACCTATGGAACAGGGATTGGAATTAATGATTATCGACTCCCTGCACAAAGGATGTATTCAGGGAGCGGCTGCCAAGGAAAGCGGCATTCAAAGCGTAGCCGATCTGGAAGGAAAAAAAGTTGCGGCCGCTATTGGCGGTATTGCTCAGATCCAAATTGCCTCGGAAATGGTGAAACTGGGGAAAGACCCAAAAAAGGTGACCTGGCTTTCTTACCCCAATGCCCAAATGGAGCAGGCCCTGGATCAAGGAGAAGTGGACGCTTTTGCTACTTACGATCCTTTCCCGGAAATGGCTGTTCAGAATGGAAAAATCAAATTTTATTCCAATACCTTTGATCCGGGCCTGAAAGATACTCTCTGCTGCTTTATCGGCATGAACAAGCGAACTCTGGACGCTAATCCCGAGATCGGCAAACGCATGTCACAAGCCTTTACCAAAGCCTGCGAATATCTGGAAGAAAAGCCTGATGAAGCCGCTCAAATGGTTATGGATAAAGGCTATATTGCCGGTGACGCTGCTTTGAACGCTCAATTGATCAAAGATTATACCTGGATTGCCGGGGACAAGAAGACAGTGGACGACAGCTTCAGAGAAATCTGGCACCAGATTGCCAGAGCCGGAGCCTTGGAAAAGGCGCCTGCCGACTTGGATACTTATATTGACGGGCTCTACGTCCAGATGGTCTCCTTCATGGGAGAACACTAG
- the arsS gene encoding arsenosugar biosynthesis radical SAM (seleno)protein ArsS (Some members of this family are selenoproteins.) yields the protein MGLLQATAQNSDSQLESLNHLNIKPFLERLQESGVLPLKSKEAIQTMQMNVGKICNLSCKHCHVEAGPLRRESMSQAVMAQGLQVMADHGIKALDITGGAPELNPNFPWLIQEAKKLNRQVMTRTNLTVLDDEKYGWMPEFYAEHQVEVVSSLPYYTEKDADRMRGNGVFQSSIKLLKKFNELGYGREGGSLKLNLVYNPGGAFLPAAQQGIEADYRRVLLDQHGITFNSLFAIGNFPVGRFLTFLKNSGNLQRYMEQLAGAFNPSTVQNVMCRDMVSLSWDGYLYDCDFNQMLGLPDSPQHISACRKEDLCRREITVHNHCYACTAGSGSSCGGSVV from the coding sequence GTGGGCTTGTTGCAGGCAACAGCACAAAACAGCGATTCCCAACTGGAATCTTTAAATCATTTAAACATCAAACCTTTTCTGGAAAGATTGCAGGAGAGCGGCGTTCTTCCTCTGAAAAGCAAAGAGGCGATTCAGACCATGCAGATGAACGTGGGCAAGATCTGTAATTTAAGCTGCAAGCATTGCCATGTGGAAGCGGGGCCGCTGCGGAGGGAATCCATGTCCCAGGCTGTTATGGCCCAAGGCTTACAGGTCATGGCGGACCATGGGATCAAGGCCTTGGATATCACCGGCGGCGCGCCGGAATTAAATCCTAATTTTCCTTGGCTGATTCAGGAAGCGAAAAAACTGAACCGCCAGGTGATGACGAGAACCAATCTGACGGTACTGGACGATGAAAAATATGGATGGATGCCGGAATTTTACGCGGAGCATCAGGTGGAAGTTGTTTCCTCCCTGCCTTATTATACGGAGAAGGATGCCGACCGCATGCGGGGGAATGGGGTTTTCCAGTCCTCGATCAAACTGCTGAAAAAGTTCAATGAACTGGGCTATGGCCGGGAGGGCGGCAGTTTAAAGCTGAACCTTGTCTACAATCCGGGGGGCGCTTTTCTGCCGGCGGCCCAGCAGGGGATCGAGGCCGATTACCGCCGGGTTTTGCTGGATCAGCATGGCATTACCTTCAATAGTTTATTTGCCATCGGCAATTTCCCGGTGGGCCGGTTTTTAACTTTCCTGAAGAATTCCGGCAATCTCCAGCGCTACATGGAACAGCTGGCGGGGGCCTTTAATCCGTCCACCGTCCAAAATGTCATGTGCCGGGATATGGTTTCCCTCAGCTGGGATGGTTATCTTTATGATTGTGATTTTAATCAGATGCTGGGGCTGCCCGATTCCCCCCAGCATATCTCCGCCTGCCGGAAAGAAGATCTCTGCCGGCGGGAAATCACGGTTCACAATCACTGTTATGCCTGCACGGCCGGCAGCGGTTCAAGCTGCGGCGGGTCTGTCGTGTAA
- a CDS encoding ABC transporter ATP-binding protein, whose amino-acid sequence MLLSAKNIGKTYGEEVILQGISLELDGGQSLAVTGPSGSGKSTLLSLLGLMLSPTVGEIWYKNEDIGKLAEDRKDRLRNQEFGFIFQSANLIGSLTVLDNVLVPAYLAKNRQMKEKAVNLLQEFELGHRLDYYPSELSVGQKRRVAIARALLLDPAVVFADEPTNDLDPQLCSWVGDYLLGLPAQGCALVVVTHDLGLAARADKVVAIADGHLQ is encoded by the coding sequence ATGTTGCTTTCAGCGAAAAATATCGGCAAGACCTATGGTGAAGAAGTGATTTTGCAGGGAATTTCCCTGGAACTTGATGGGGGACAATCCCTGGCGGTCACCGGGCCCTCCGGCAGCGGCAAATCCACTCTGCTGTCCCTGCTGGGACTGATGCTGAGCCCTACGGTCGGCGAAATATGGTATAAAAACGAAGACATTGGCAAACTGGCGGAAGACCGCAAGGACCGTCTGCGCAATCAGGAATTTGGCTTCATCTTTCAAAGCGCCAATCTGATCGGCTCTTTAACCGTTCTCGACAATGTGCTGGTTCCTGCCTATCTGGCCAAAAACAGGCAAATGAAAGAGAAGGCCGTTAATCTGTTGCAGGAATTTGAACTGGGACACCGGCTCGATTATTACCCCAGTGAGCTGAGTGTCGGGCAGAAAAGGCGGGTGGCCATTGCCCGGGCCTTGCTTCTTGATCCGGCAGTGGTGTTTGCCGATGAACCCACCAACGACCTGGATCCCCAATTATGCTCCTGGGTGGGTGATTATTTATTGGGTTTGCCGGCTCAAGGCTGCGCTTTGGTGGTTGTCACCCATGATCTGGGGCTGGCTGCCCGGGCGGACAAAGTTGTTGCCATTGCTGATGGACATTTGCAATAG
- the moaA gene encoding GTP 3',8-cyclase MoaA — translation MLDSHGRDINYLRISVTGMCNLRCSYCMPEGGIKKKAHKEILSLETIEQIAFSAVDLGFQKIRITGGEPLVRKGIIDVIHQIAQLKSRGLKDLGLTTNGTLLSGYADELKKMGLTRVNISLDSLDAEKYSQITRGGKLSSVLEGIQAAKEAKLWPLKINVVLIGGFNDDEIEEFVNLTREDDVEVRFIELMPIGEASGWDREHFLSGTEILKRVPQLMPLAVKGQGAVARLYKLPNSKGRVGIISPLSNHFCNYCNRIRITPDGKLKPCLHSDLELDIRNYGEDYERFLLDGVFAKPNRHSMQNEDYEPVLRNMNEIGG, via the coding sequence ATGCTGGATTCCCATGGAAGAGATATTAACTATCTGCGGATATCTGTAACAGGGATGTGCAATTTAAGGTGTAGCTACTGTATGCCGGAAGGGGGAATCAAGAAGAAGGCCCATAAGGAAATTCTCAGCCTCGAAACAATTGAGCAAATAGCTTTCAGCGCTGTTGATTTAGGCTTTCAAAAGATAAGAATTACAGGAGGAGAACCTCTTGTCAGGAAGGGAATTATCGACGTTATTCATCAGATCGCTCAGCTTAAATCACGGGGATTAAAAGATTTAGGACTAACGACGAACGGAACCTTACTCAGTGGGTATGCCGATGAACTCAAGAAAATGGGACTAACAAGAGTGAATATTAGCCTCGATAGCTTGGATGCGGAGAAATATTCCCAGATTACGAGAGGCGGCAAGCTTTCTTCTGTCCTTGAAGGAATTCAAGCGGCCAAAGAGGCCAAGTTATGGCCTCTGAAGATCAACGTTGTCCTTATCGGCGGATTCAATGATGATGAAATCGAAGAATTTGTGAATTTGACCCGGGAAGATGATGTTGAAGTTCGCTTCATAGAACTCATGCCCATAGGAGAAGCAAGCGGCTGGGATCGGGAACATTTTTTGTCAGGTACGGAGATTTTAAAAAGAGTGCCACAATTGATGCCTTTAGCTGTTAAAGGGCAGGGAGCAGTGGCACGCCTTTATAAACTTCCCAATAGCAAAGGCAGAGTGGGAATCATCAGCCCCTTGAGCAATCATTTCTGCAACTATTGCAATCGAATTAGAATTACCCCTGATGGTAAGCTTAAACCCTGTCTGCATTCTGATCTTGAATTGGATATCCGCAATTATGGCGAAGATTACGAAAGATTTTTATTGGATGGTGTCTTTGCCAAACCCAATCGACACTCGATGCAAAACGAAGATTATGAGCCGGTTTTACGCAACATGAATGAGATAGGCGGGTGA
- a CDS encoding type II toxin-antitoxin system prevent-host-death family antitoxin: MRINATDLQNAFGKYLALTEKEDIIITKNGRSVAKLTRYNEPDYFLLHEEALKYKTTRKISYEEYRELVESSDQRYELIDGEVYLLASPAFDHQVAVNEIAWHFYNYFKGKPCRSLTAPLDVRLFGYATKFEEDPNVVQPDIVVVCDEEKVNADNRYEGIPSLVVEVLSPSTKGKDMVTKLNLYMKSGVREYWIVDLAEQSITHYAFSPERDIEGLTIFREDETVRSPLFPGLEIHLPDLFGEIRPKSRQD, translated from the coding sequence ATGCGGATCAATGCCACAGACCTGCAAAACGCCTTCGGCAAATATCTGGCCCTGACCGAAAAGGAAGATATCATTATCACCAAAAACGGCCGGAGCGTCGCCAAGCTCACCCGCTATAACGAACCGGATTATTTTCTGCTCCACGAAGAAGCGCTAAAGTACAAAACGACCAGAAAGATCAGCTACGAAGAGTATAGGGAGCTGGTGGAATCCTCCGATCAGCGCTACGAACTGATCGACGGTGAAGTCTACCTGCTGGCCTCCCCTGCTTTTGACCACCAGGTAGCAGTCAATGAGATCGCCTGGCATTTTTACAACTATTTTAAAGGAAAACCCTGCCGGTCTTTGACCGCGCCCCTGGACGTAAGGCTCTTCGGCTATGCGACTAAATTTGAGGAAGATCCCAATGTGGTGCAGCCGGATATCGTGGTGGTCTGCGACGAAGAGAAAGTCAATGCCGACAACCGCTACGAGGGGATTCCCTCCCTGGTGGTGGAAGTCCTGTCCCCATCCACGAAAGGCAAGGATATGGTGACGAAGTTAAACCTTTACATGAAAAGCGGCGTCCGGGAATACTGGATTGTGGATTTGGCGGAGCAGAGCATCACTCACTATGCTTTTTCCCCGGAAAGGGATATCGAAGGTCTGACCATTTTCCGGGAAGATGAAACCGTCCGATCTCCGCTTTTTCCAGGCCTGGAGATACACTTGCCGGATCTTTTTGGGGAAATTCGGCCCAAGTCCCGGCAGGACTGA